ACGTTCGCGCGCTCGTTGTACGTGGGGATGACGACGACGGTATGCATGGGATGATCGCGCTCGATCTTCAAGCGGGCGGATCATATCACGGCGTGCCGATTTGCGGAGAGGGAAATCGCGTTTGTGCGCGGCCGGTCGGCGAGGAGGATGGCGAACAGCAGCAGCATCGCCACGGTGAAGGGGTGATAGCTCAGCAACACGGCGAACTTTGGCTTGCCGAGCAGCTCGTAGTTGAGCAGGTCCACCAGCACGACGTAGGCGCCCAAGGCCGCCCAGGCGGGTCGGCCCAACCCCCCTCCGCTTCGGGCGTCCGCCACGATCAGGTAGAGGGCCGGCACGAGCCAGACCAGGTGCTGCACCCACGTGACCGGAGAGAACAGCAGCGCGAGGATCAGCACCAGGCTGCACTCCTTCGGCCAGGCCGGATCGCCAGGCCCTCCGTAGGGACGGCGCGCGTGCCAGCCCAGCAGGGCCAACAGCCCCGCCATGGCGACCGTCGCCGCCGTCTTGGCCGCGGGAAGGGAAAGATCCAGCATCGGGACGTAAGCCGGGTCGTCGCGACGGAGCGGGTGGTCTTCCGGCAGGATCGTCAGGTATCGCGTCAGCGCCAGCCGGAGCGACTGGTTTCTGACGCGCTGCTCGTTCTCGACGGTCACCGGCCTGTCACGCCCCACGAACGAGCCGGCCGCGACCTCGATCCATTCCTTCTGATGGCTCCACCAGCTCCCCGCTCCCATCCAGACCATGGGCAGCGCGATCCAGAACAGGGCGGCCGCGGCCGTCAGGCCGGCGAGCCGCCACTGACGCTTCCAGAGAAACAAGGGCAGGAAGAGCGCGGGGGTGACTTTGAGCGCCGTGGCCAGGCCGAACCACAGCGCCCCCGTCCCTTCGCGTCCGCGCCAGACCGCATAGATGCCGCCGGTCAACATGGCCAGCAGGATCAGGTGGGGGCCTCCGTCGTCCAGGTCCTGGAGGATGAACGGGAAGGCCAGCAACACCGTCAGCGCCGCGAGCGTGAAGCCCTCCCGTCCGGCCGCTTCCAGCCTGGCCCGGACCATCCGATGCAGCAGCGCGAACGTGAGACACAAGGCGGCGACGGCGATCGCGTACCGGAGGGCCATGCCGGTCGCCCGGTCGAACCACGCGAGCGGGGCGAAGTACATGGCCGCGGCCGGCATGTAGGGGTGGCAATAGCCGCCGGCATACAGGTACTCGCCGGTGAGAAACCGTCGCCCGACCTCTCGGTGCACGTCGAAATCCCGGAAGCGGGCCACGCGCAGGAAGGCGATCACGTACCCGTAGACGGCGGCGCCGATCAGACATGCGACGGGCAGCCATCGCTGCACCCAGGGCCGTGACAGAAAACGATCCAGCATCGTGCGCGATGGATCTAACGGGGATTGGAACGGGCAGGATCGGAATCAGTATACGGAGTCGGCCCGTGGGACACAAGGGCGATACGGGTTCAACGCCGCAAACGGCCTCGCCCGATTCTCGCCTAGGACTTGCCCCAGAGCTCTTCCAGCCGCTGGGCTCGGCCGCAGTTGTGCTTGTAGAACTTGTAGCGGATCGGATTCTTCTTGTAGAAGTCCTGGTGGTACTCCTCGGCCTGGTAGAACGGCGAGGCCGGGACGATCTGCGTGACGACCGGCTCCTTGAACGGCTTGGTCTGCTCGACCTTCCGCTTGGACTCCTCCGCCAGCCGTTTCTGCTCCTCGTCGTGGTAGAAGACCGCCGAGCGGTACTGGTTCCCCCGGTCGCAGAACTGCCGGTCCGGCGTGGTCGGATCGATGTTCCGCCAGAAGACGTCCAGGAGCCTGGCGTAGCCGATCTTAGCCGGGTCGTAGAGCACCTCGACCGACTCGGCGTGTCCCGTCCCGCCGGCCGACACCTCCTCGTACTTCGGATGGGCCACCCGGCCGCCCGTGTAGCCGGACGTGACCGAGACGACCCCCTCGACCTTCTCGAACGCTTCTTCCATGCACCAGAAACAGCCGCCGGCGAAGGTGGCCTTGGCCGGCTTGCCGCTCTCCGCGGCCAGGCCGGCTCCGGCGGCAAGCAGCAGCGCGAGGCAGAGCCCTGTGAACGAACCGGTGGTCTTCATGGCGTGATCCCTCCCTGCTCGTGAGTCGCAGATCGGGCTGGACCCTTACAGGAAGGCGTGAGGGCGGCTTACTTGCCGTGGCACTTTTTGTATTTCTTGCCGGAACCGCAGGGGCAGGGGTCGTTGCGGCCGATCTTCTCGCCGGTCCGGTGGACGGTCTGCGGGGCGGCCGGCTCTTCGCCGCGGTTGAGCACGAGCCGGGGCGGGGCGGCGGGGCGGGCGATCTCCACGGCCGGCCGCTCGGCCCTGACGGGCTGCACGCGGAAGAGCCGTTCCAGCGCGTCCGCCTGGATCCGCTGCATCATGGCCGAGAACATGTCGAAGCCTTCCCGCTTGTACTCGAGCAGCGGGTCCTTCTGGCCGTAGCCGCGCAGGCCGATGCCGTCCCGGAGCTGGTCCATGGCCAGCAGGTGATCCTTCCAGTGGTGGTCAATCACCTGGAGGAGCAGCATTTTCTCGAGGTAGCGCAGCAGCTCCGTCCCGAGGGCCTGCTCCTTCTGCTGGTAGGCGCGCCGGACCCGGTCGAGCAGCTCCTCGCGCAGGGCGTCCCGGCCCAGGCTCTTCAAGTCCGCGACCTCGCCGTTCCCGGCCGCCTCCGCGGGCCGGTTCAGGTCGATCGCGAACTGGGCGTGGACCGCCTCGGTGAGGCCGGCGAAGTCCCACTCCTCCGGATACTGCTCCTCGGGACAGTAGACGTTCACCATCGAGTCCACGACCTCGGCCATCATGTCGCGGACCTCCTCGCTGAGGTCGTCGCCCGTGAGGATCATGCGCCGGTGCTGGTAGATCACCTCGCGCTGCTTGTTCATCACGTCGTCGTATTCGAGGAGCTGCTTGCGGATCTCGAAGTTGTGGGCCTCGACCTTCGTCTGGGCGTTGGCGATCGCGCGGGTGACCATCCGGTGCTCGATCGGCACGCCCTCCTCCATGCCCAGCTTGAGCATGAGGTTGGAGATGCGCTCGGAGGCGAAGATGCGGAGCAGGTCGTCCTCCAGCGAGAGGTAGAAGCGCGAGGAGCCGGGGTCGCCCTGCCGGCCCGCCCGGCCGCGGAGCTGGTTGTCGATGCGGCGGCTCTCGTGCCGCTCGGTGCCGAGGATGTGCAGTCCCCCCAGCGCGACGACATCCTGCTTGTCCCTCTCGCAGTCGGCCTTGATCTCCTCGAAGGCCTTCCGCTTCTGCTCCTCGGTCAGCTTGCCTTCCTCGTCCTGGTAGAGGATACGCTTGAAGAGGAAGTCCGGGTTGCCGCCGAGCAGGATGTCGGTGCCGCGACCGGCCATGTTCGTGGCGATCGTGACCGCGCCCTTGCGCCCGGCCTGGGCGATGATCTCCGCCTCCTTCTCGTGGTACTTGGCGTTGAGCACGTTGTGCCTGATGCCGTGCCGCTTGAGGTGGCCGGCCAGGCGCTCCGACTTCTCGATCGAGATCGTGCCGACCAGCACCGGCTGGCCCCGCTCGTGGCAGTCCTTGATCTCCTCGACGATCGCCTCGAACTTCTCCTTCTCGGTCCGGTACACGACGTCCGCGTAGTCCGTGCGGATCATCGCGCGGTTGGTCGGGATCACGTTCACGTCGAGGTTGTAGATCTTCGCGAATTCGCCCGCCTCCGTGTCCGCGGTGCCGGTCATGCCGGCCAGCTTGGCGTACATGCGGAAGTAGTTCTGGAACGTGATCGAGGCGAGGGTCTGGTTTTCGTTGGCGATCTTGACCCCTTCCTTGGCTTCCACGGCCTGGTGCAGGCCGTCGCTCCACCGGCGGCCCGGCATGAGGCGGCCGGTGAACTCGTCCACGATGATGACTTCGCCGTCCTTCACGACGTAGTCCACGTCGCGCTTGTAGAGCGCGTGGGCCTGCAGGGCCTTGATCACGTGGTGGACCAGGTCCAGGTGGGCGAGGTCGTAGAGGTTGTCCACGCCCAGGAGCTTCTCGACCCGGGCGTTGCCTTCGTCGGTCAGCGCGGCGGTCTTGGTCTTCTCCTCGATCGTGTAGTCCCGCTCGAGCTTGAGCTGCGGGATGATCGCGTTGATCCGGTAATAGAGGTCGGTGTTCTCCTCCGTGGGGCCGGAGATGATCAGCGGCGTGCGGGCCTCGTCGATCAGGATGCTGTCCACCTCGTCCACGATCGCGTAGTTCAGCTCCCGCTGCACGCACTGGCCGATGTCGGTGACGATCAGGTTGTCGCGCAGGTAGTCGAACCCGAACTCGTTGTTGGTTCCGTAGGTGATGTCCGCCCGGTAGGCCTCCGGCCTCGTGCAGGGGCGCAGGTGCTGGAGCCGCTTGTCCGGGGCGTCGTAGGCCGGGTCGAAAAAGAAGGAGGCGTCGTGCTGGATCACGCCGACCGAGAGGCCCAGCGCGTGGTAGAGCGGGCCCATCCACTGGGCGTCGCGCTTGGCCAGGTAGTCGTTGACCGTGACCAGGTGCACGCCCTTGCCCGTGAGCGCGTTCAGGTAGAGCGGGAGCGTGGCGACGAGGGTCTTGCCCTCGCCGGTCTTCATCTCGGAGATCTTGCCCTGGTGGAGGACCATGCCGCCCAGGAGCTGCACGTCGAAGTGCCGCATCGCGAGGCGGCGCTTGGACATCTCCCGGCAGACGGCGAAGGCCTCCGGCAGCAGGTCGTCCAGCGCCTGGCCGTCCGCCAGCCGCTTCTTGAACTCCTCGGTCTTGTCCCGGAGAGCCTGATCGGACAAGGGGGCGAGGGATGTCTCCAGGCCGTTGATCTGGGCGACGATCGGCCGCAGCCGGTTGATTTCCCGGTCGTTCTTGCTGCCGAAGAGGGCGTTGAGCAGGCGAACCAGCATCAGCTAACCTGTTCTGACTACAGACGGATTTGTCCGACCATCCGGCAGTATACAGGAATTCCCACGCGAAGCAAAATCGGCAAAGGCCCTCCTGCACCGCTCATTGATTTCGCCCGTCGCTCCGTCTTATAGTCCGGCGCAGGAGCGTCGCCGCGGGATGGCCGGGGAGCCACGGATTCGGAGATCAAGAGGAGGATTCGCCGCACTGGCGGTCTCGGCGCTCGTCGCGCTGGCTCAGCCGCCAGCCGCCGCCGGCCAGCCGGCCCAGGCTGACGCGGGCAAGCGGCAGGTGGAGCAGGGCGCGAAGCTCTACCGGGACGGGAACTACGACGGAGCCCTCTCGACGCTCAAGAAGGCCGTCGAGCTCCAGCCCCGTTCGGCCGAGGCCCATTACTTCCTCGGGCTCGTGTATTTCAACGGCAAGCGCCAGCCGGCGCAGGCCGTGGAAGAGATCAAGAAGGCCATCCAGTTCAAGCCCGACTATGCGTCGGCCTACTACGATCTGGGTCTCATCTATCAGGCGCAGGGCAAGCGCACGGACGCCGAGCAATCGCTGAAGCGGGCGATCGAGCTGGCGCCGCGCAACGAAGAAGTGCGCTTGGCCCTGGCCCGGCTCTACGAGCGCAACCGCGACACCGACTTGGCGATCCGGGCCTATCAGGACCTGCTGGCCCTCAAACAAGACCACACCGGCGCCCTGTACAGCCTGGGCTACCTCTACGAGAGCCTCGGCGACCACGACCGGGCCAGCGAGATGCTGGTGCGGCTGACACGCGCCGATCCGGGCCATCCGGACGGCTGGTACCTCCTGGGACGGATCGCGGAGAAGGAAAACCAGTTGGCCGAGGCCGCCGACTACTACAGGCAGGCCGTCGCAGCCAAGCCGGACCTGGTGGACGCTCACTACAACCTGGGCTTCATCTACCGGAGCCTGGACCGGAAACAGGAGGCGGCCAAGCAGTTCCTGGAGGTGATCCGGTTGAGACCCGAGTACGCCGAGGCCCACATGAACCTCGGCGTCGTCTACACGGGGCTCAACCAGTTGGACGACGCGGAGCACGAGTACGACGTCGCCGTCAATTTGAAGCCGGGGCTGGCGGAGGCCCACTACAACTTCGGCGTGTTCTACGAACTGCACAAGAAGGACGTGGGCAAGGCCCTGGTCCATTACCGCAAGTACTTGGAATTGGGCGGGACGGACGAGCGGGTGGAGCGGATCGTCGGGCAATCGAAAAAATGAGGCGGGCTCGTTCCGGTCTTGGCGCTGGGGAAAATCGCGACGTTCCTGTCCAAGTCCCTGGACAACTTTCGGGACATGCCGGCAAGGTTACTGGGGCGGAAAGACGGCGCGGCGCCAGCGGAACCTCGCGTCTCCACTGGGGAGGGGAGTTCGACTCGTCTTCCGCTGGGTCAGGGCATGCCGCTTGCTGCTTGACGCGGCGGTGAAGCCCGGCTACCATACCGCCTCGCAGTTGGCGCCGGTCATGATGCATCGGATGATCTTGCGGAAATCTCTCACAATCGGCCTCGTCTCGGTGCTCTTGCTTCTGGCCGGGACGATGTATGCCCGGGCCGTGGCGCATGAGGCTCACCATGCGCACCATCAGGCCCGCACGCACGCGACGGCCTTGTGCGCCTGGATGTGCACGGCCGGGACCGGGCTCGACGCGCACGAGGTGATTCTCGCTCCCGCTCCCCGCCCGCTCGTCGCGCTCTCTCTGCCGTTCTCCGACGATCCCGTCAGCGTCACCGGCTCGACCTCCCTCTCCCGCGCCCCTCCGTCCCTCTTCGCGTAGCCGTTCCGTTTTGAGCTGAGATCCGGAAGTCGGGCTTGGCCCTTGCCGATCGGCGCAGAGGCTCGCCTCCCCGGCGTTTCCGGTCCGCATCCGTAGCTCCCCGGCTCTCCCGTCCTGGGCGGCCTGGGAGCTCGCAGCTAAGGAGAGACACCATGGGTAGGCAGTTGTTCCGGACGATCATCGTCATGGCGGCGCTCGCGCTCGGCATCCTCGCCCAGTCCGGGGAGGCGACGTGGGCGATGGGCTCGCGGCCGCCCGCTGTCGGTATGCCCGCCGAGGACTTCACGCTCACGGATCTCGCGGGGCGACCGCACCGGCTCAGCGAGTATCGCGGCAAGGTCGTGCTGTTGAACTTCTGGGCGACCTGGTGCAAGCCCTGCACGACCGAAATGCCCGCGATGCAGGCCGTGTACGACCGGTTGAAGGACCGGGACTTCGTGGTGCTGGCGGTCAACGAGCTCGAAGACGTACCCAAAGTGCGGGAGCACATCCGGACCTACGCCCACACCTTCCCCGTCCTGCTGGACACGGACAACCGGGTGGCGAACATGTACGGGGTCTTCGGGCTGCCGGTCAGCGTGTTCATTGACGAGTACGGCGTCGTGCAGGAGTACATCAAGGGCGGCTTGCTGACCGAGCAGAAGATCACCGAGACGGTCACCAGGCTGCAGGAGAAATCCGCGCCCAAGGCCGCCTCTTTGCGGTGACGATGAACCGGAGCCTGAAACAGACTTTCGTCCTGGGCCTGGTCGCCGGGCTCCTGCTCCTGGGAGGGCTCGGGGCCGCTCAGGCGACCACCCACGCGCTGCACCATGCGCACCACCAGGCCGCCACGCACGCGACCGCGTTCTGCTCGTGGCTCTGCGCGGCGGGGCAGGGCGCGGAGGCCCAGGCCGTCTGGCTGGCCGTGGACCGTGCGCCCTCGGCCCCGGCCGTGCTCTCCGTCGAGCAGGCGGTCTCCAGCCCGACGCTCCGCCTGACCCTCACCCGCGGCCCGCCCATCCTCTCCCGCTGAGTCTCGTTTCCCCAACCGCAACGTGAATCCCAGTCGCTCCGGCCGTGCCCGGGAGCGTCCGGCCGTGCCGGACTCCCCGTGCTGCTCCGGAACGACCGGGCGCGACCGCTCGCAGGCCGGGGCCTGCTTGCGGCGCGGAAGATTCTGTGAAAGGAGAGGACGTGAACCGACAATTCAGTCGCATCGTTTCCGGTCTTTTGATCGGCCTGGCTGCGGCTTGGGCCGTCCAATTCCCCTCGCGAGCCGAGGCGGCCTGCGGCAGCGTGACTTGCTTCATCGTGATCGGGTCGCAGCAGCAGATTCCGCAAAAGGGCCTGCTGACCGTGAACATGTTCTATACCTTGACGCCCATGAGCTTGCAGAGCGGGACCACCGGCGTGATCCCGGCCGTCGATCAGGATCGGCGTCGGTTGATTTTGGACCACCATCGTGAGACCAGGACCATCACCCAGACCGCCACGTTGGACCTGAACTACGGCGTGACGGACCGGTTCGGAATCGAAGTCACGATTCCGTACCTGAGTCGGTCGCACCACCACATTGACGGGCTCGGTGAGGCCAACGGGGGAGCGGGCAACAACATCGATTTCTACGACAACGGGCTCGGGGACACCAGGATCACTCTCAAGTACAACGTGCTGCCCACGCTCACCAGCATGGTCGTGACGGGGTTCGGGGTGGAGCTGCCCACCGGCAAGTACAACTCCCGGGACGCGGCGAACGGCGTGATGGAGGCGCCGACGCAGCTCGGCCGGGGCCAGGTCGGCCTGATCGGGTCCGTCTACCAGACCTATGAGCTGATTCCGCACCGGCTGAACCAGTTCTCGTTCGCGAGCTACCGGCACACCTTCCGGAACAACGCCGGCTACCAGTTCGGCGACGAGTACACGTTGAACGCGGGGTTCAACCTCGTCACGTTCCCCTGGCTCACGCTGACGAGCCAGGTCAACTACCGGTATCTGGTCCACGACAACATGAGCGCGTCGCTGTTCCGGTCCGCGACGCCGAGCGATACTCCCTATCCGGACGATCCGATCGCGATCGACCGCAACATCAAGGACCGGCGCGTGCCCAACACCGGCTCGACCTACCTGGCCTACACGCCCGGCTTCCAGATCAGCATCGACGACACGACCTCGCTGTATTTCTACTCCCAGATTCCAGTCGCGCGCGACTTCAACAACAACCTAGCCCAGGACGTGAGCTTCACGTTCGGGCTCACGAAGTACTTCCAGCTCGTCAAGCCGTCGTCGTAGCGTCTGCGGGAGGAAAGTTCGAATGCGCATCAGTTGAAACGAGGAGCGAGGCGTGAACGCAGCGGCGCAGACAAGGGGGGAAGCTCGGTCCCACGTCCAGGGGTGGACGGCTTCCGTCCTGTTCCACGGCCTGGCTGTGGCAGGGGCGGTCTTTCTCTTGAGTGACTTGCGCTTGGTCCCGAAGCCGGAGCCGTTCAAGTGGAACGTGGCGCTGGTGGAGCGTCCCAAGTCCAAGCCGATGGACCAGCCTGTCCAGACCCAGTCCAAGCCGGCCCCGGCGAAAAGGACTCCGGTTGCGCCGCAACCGGTCGAGCCGGAGCCCGTTGTGCAGACCGTTGCGACGGTGGAGACAGTCAAGCCGGTCATCCGGGAGACTGCCATTCAGGAGACTCGTGAGGTGGCGCCGGTCGTGCGGAAGACCGTCCCTGTCACGACGACGGTGGCTCAACCGGCCCAGACCATCCGGACCGTGGGGCCGTCCCGGCCGGCGATGACTGAGACCGTGACGGCAGGAGCCCCTGCCGTGACTCAAGCGATACGGGCGCCCAGCCAGCCGGCCGGCACCACGACGGTCGTGGAGGCTGAGCCGGCGGCTCCCGCAGTCCAGCAGCCGGTGGCGATGCAGACCGCCCCGCAGGTACTGGCTCGGGCCGAGACGACTCCTCTTCCCGGGAGCCGGCTTGTTGTCAAGGAGGAGCCGGCTCCGGTGCCGGTCGCACGGGAAACGGAAGCGGCCCAATCGTCACCGGTCATCCAAGAGGCGACGGTCCGCGCACTGCCGGTCCGACCCGCACCAGCGGCGAAAGCCGATTACGGCTGGTTGGCGCAGTCGCTGTGGGATCGGGTCGCGCGCATCAAGCGCTATCCGCACCAGGCCCGGGCCCGGCACTTGGAGGGGAGAGTCGTGGTGCGGGCGGTGATCCGGGAAGACGGGCATCTCGGAACCGTCGAGGTGGCGGAGAGCTCCGGCCATACGATCCTGGACGACGATGCGCTGGAGATCATCAGGCGGGCCTGCCCGCTGAAGCTCCGGTATCCGCTCGGCCGCCCGGAAGTGGTCGTGCAGGTGCCGATCCACTACCGGTTGGAACGGTAAAGCTCGGACAGGTGTCCAAGGAGGTTCCAATCATGGTCAGCCGACGCGGATGGAAGTCGCTCATAGGGGCTGGCTTGGCCGCCCTCGGTGGGGCGGCCCTGGCTGTGGCCGCAGAGCCGATCCCGCCGAATGCCGAGCTCGCCTTGGGCCAGAAGGTGACCGTCGAACACCAGGCGAAATCCGTCACGGGGCCCTCGGTGGCTGTTGACGAGCGGGGCACGGTGCACCTGGCCTGGATGCAGGAGGACAGGCAGAACGGCCAGGAGGTGCGCTCGGTCCGTTATGCCCGGATGAGCCAGCCGAGTGCGTCCTTGGGCACGGCCGTTCAAGTCAACCGGCCGGAGGAGTCCCCCTACTGGCGCCAGGAGGCTCCGGCCCTGGCGGTGAGCGGCGACGCGGTGTTCCTCACCTGGGCCTCGACCCATCCGAAGGCCGGCCCCGACAAGCCCTTCGCCAGCGAGCTGCGCCTCAGCCGATCCACGGACGGCGGGCAGACCTTCCTGCCCTCCGTGCTCGTGAACGACGACGGCCAAGCCATCGTGCACAGCTTCGATGCGCTGCGCCTCGGGCCGGACGGCACCCTCCACGTTTCCTGGATCGACGGGCGCGAGGGGAAGAAGGAGCCGGGGACCTACGCCGCGCGATCCGGCGACCACGGGCGGACGGTCGGCAAGAACCGGAAGGTGGACGAGAACACCTGCGTCTGCTGCCGGACCTCCCTGACGACCGCGCCGGACGGCACGGTCTATCTCGCCTGGCGGAAAATCTTCGAAGGGAACGTGCGGGAAACCGTCGTCGCCCGTTCGAACGACGGAGGACGCATCTTTTCGGAACCGGTGGTCGTCGGCCACGACCGATGGGTCTTTCCCGGCTGTCCGCACCGGCCGGCGTCGATTGGGGTGGACCGGCAGGGCCGGCTCTACGTCGTCTGGTACACGGAGGGGGCCGACGAGACCCCTGCGATTTACCTGGCCTACTCCGACGACGGAGGCCGGACCTTTTCGGCCAAGCGGGCCCTGAACGTCTCCAGGGGAACCTTCCCCGACCATCCGCAAATGGCGGTGGACGGCCAGGGTCGCCTCCTCGTGGTCTGGGAGGAGCAATCGCCGGTTCGGCGCGAGGTGGTGCTGAGCTACTCGCCTGACCGGGGCGCGACTTTCAGCAAACCGGTGAGACTGAACGAGAAGAAGGGGCAGAGCCCGGTCGTGGCGGTGAATGAGCAGGGGCTGGTGGCCATGGCCTGGCTGGAGCATGCGATGCCCGGCCACAAGACGGTGATCCAGACGGCGCAGCTCCCTTCGCAGCGGACCGCATTGAATGCCCCCATGGACTCGCAGTGATGATCCGGTGCGTCCTTCGTCCTTTTTTACGGTTGACCCTCTGGCTCGGGCTGGCGGGATTTCTGATCGGGTCGCTCTCCGCGGCCGGACCGACCGTGGATCCGCTGGTTGCGCTCAAGATCAGCCGGGCCGGAGCAGGAGTGGAGACGCCGGCCTTTAGCCTGAATCAGCTTGACGGGTCGGTGGTCCGCTCTCAGGACCTGGCCGGCAAGGTCCTGCTGCT
This portion of the Nitrospirota bacterium genome encodes:
- a CDS encoding glycosyltransferase family 87 protein gives rise to the protein MLDRFLSRPWVQRWLPVACLIGAAVYGYVIAFLRVARFRDFDVHREVGRRFLTGEYLYAGGYCHPYMPAAAMYFAPLAWFDRATGMALRYAIAVAALCLTFALLHRMVRARLEAAGREGFTLAALTVLLAFPFILQDLDDGGPHLILLAMLTGGIYAVWRGREGTGALWFGLATALKVTPALFLPLFLWKRQWRLAGLTAAAALFWIALPMVWMGAGSWWSHQKEWIEVAAGSFVGRDRPVTVENEQRVRNQSLRLALTRYLTILPEDHPLRRDDPAYVPMLDLSLPAAKTAATVAMAGLLALLGWHARRPYGGPGDPAWPKECSLVLILALLFSPVTWVQHLVWLVPALYLIVADARSGGGLGRPAWAALGAYVVLVDLLNYELLGKPKFAVLLSYHPFTVAMLLLFAILLADRPRTNAISLSANRHAVI
- the msrA gene encoding peptide-methionine (S)-S-oxide reductase MsrA produces the protein MKTTGSFTGLCLALLLAAGAGLAAESGKPAKATFAGGCFWCMEEAFEKVEGVVSVTSGYTGGRVAHPKYEEVSAGGTGHAESVEVLYDPAKIGYARLLDVFWRNIDPTTPDRQFCDRGNQYRSAVFYHDEEQKRLAEESKRKVEQTKPFKEPVVTQIVPASPFYQAEEYHQDFYKKNPIRYKFYKHNCGRAQRLEELWGKS
- the secA gene encoding preprotein translocase subunit SecA encodes the protein MLVRLLNALFGSKNDREINRLRPIVAQINGLETSLAPLSDQALRDKTEEFKKRLADGQALDDLLPEAFAVCREMSKRRLAMRHFDVQLLGGMVLHQGKISEMKTGEGKTLVATLPLYLNALTGKGVHLVTVNDYLAKRDAQWMGPLYHALGLSVGVIQHDASFFFDPAYDAPDKRLQHLRPCTRPEAYRADITYGTNNEFGFDYLRDNLIVTDIGQCVQRELNYAIVDEVDSILIDEARTPLIISGPTEENTDLYYRINAIIPQLKLERDYTIEEKTKTAALTDEGNARVEKLLGVDNLYDLAHLDLVHHVIKALQAHALYKRDVDYVVKDGEVIIVDEFTGRLMPGRRWSDGLHQAVEAKEGVKIANENQTLASITFQNYFRMYAKLAGMTGTADTEAGEFAKIYNLDVNVIPTNRAMIRTDYADVVYRTEKEKFEAIVEEIKDCHERGQPVLVGTISIEKSERLAGHLKRHGIRHNVLNAKYHEKEAEIIAQAGRKGAVTIATNMAGRGTDILLGGNPDFLFKRILYQDEEGKLTEEQKRKAFEEIKADCERDKQDVVALGGLHILGTERHESRRIDNQLRGRAGRQGDPGSSRFYLSLEDDLLRIFASERISNLMLKLGMEEGVPIEHRMVTRAIANAQTKVEAHNFEIRKQLLEYDDVMNKQREVIYQHRRMILTGDDLSEEVRDMMAEVVDSMVNVYCPEEQYPEEWDFAGLTEAVHAQFAIDLNRPAEAAGNGEVADLKSLGRDALREELLDRVRRAYQQKEQALGTELLRYLEKMLLLQVIDHHWKDHLLAMDQLRDGIGLRGYGQKDPLLEYKREGFDMFSAMMQRIQADALERLFRVQPVRAERPAVEIARPAAPPRLVLNRGEEPAAPQTVHRTGEKIGRNDPCPCGSGKKYKKCHGK
- a CDS encoding tetratricopeptide repeat protein is translated as MAGEPRIRRSRGGFAALAVSALVALAQPPAAAGQPAQADAGKRQVEQGAKLYRDGNYDGALSTLKKAVELQPRSAEAHYFLGLVYFNGKRQPAQAVEEIKKAIQFKPDYASAYYDLGLIYQAQGKRTDAEQSLKRAIELAPRNEEVRLALARLYERNRDTDLAIRAYQDLLALKQDHTGALYSLGYLYESLGDHDRASEMLVRLTRADPGHPDGWYLLGRIAEKENQLAEAADYYRQAVAAKPDLVDAHYNLGFIYRSLDRKQEAAKQFLEVIRLRPEYAEAHMNLGVVYTGLNQLDDAEHEYDVAVNLKPGLAEAHYNFGVFYELHKKDVGKALVHYRKYLELGGTDERVERIVGQSKK
- a CDS encoding TlpA disulfide reductase family protein produces the protein MGRQLFRTIIVMAALALGILAQSGEATWAMGSRPPAVGMPAEDFTLTDLAGRPHRLSEYRGKVVLLNFWATWCKPCTTEMPAMQAVYDRLKDRDFVVLAVNELEDVPKVREHIRTYAHTFPVLLDTDNRVANMYGVFGLPVSVFIDEYGVVQEYIKGGLLTEQKITETVTRLQEKSAPKAASLR
- a CDS encoding TonB family protein is translated as MNAAAQTRGEARSHVQGWTASVLFHGLAVAGAVFLLSDLRLVPKPEPFKWNVALVERPKSKPMDQPVQTQSKPAPAKRTPVAPQPVEPEPVVQTVATVETVKPVIRETAIQETREVAPVVRKTVPVTTTVAQPAQTIRTVGPSRPAMTETVTAGAPAVTQAIRAPSQPAGTTTVVEAEPAAPAVQQPVAMQTAPQVLARAETTPLPGSRLVVKEEPAPVPVARETEAAQSSPVIQEATVRALPVRPAPAAKADYGWLAQSLWDRVARIKRYPHQARARHLEGRVVVRAVIREDGHLGTVEVAESSGHTILDDDALEIIRRACPLKLRYPLGRPEVVVQVPIHYRLER
- a CDS encoding sialidase family protein, with translation MVSRRGWKSLIGAGLAALGGAALAVAAEPIPPNAELALGQKVTVEHQAKSVTGPSVAVDERGTVHLAWMQEDRQNGQEVRSVRYARMSQPSASLGTAVQVNRPEESPYWRQEAPALAVSGDAVFLTWASTHPKAGPDKPFASELRLSRSTDGGQTFLPSVLVNDDGQAIVHSFDALRLGPDGTLHVSWIDGREGKKEPGTYAARSGDHGRTVGKNRKVDENTCVCCRTSLTTAPDGTVYLAWRKIFEGNVRETVVARSNDGGRIFSEPVVVGHDRWVFPGCPHRPASIGVDRQGRLYVVWYTEGADETPAIYLAYSDDGGRTFSAKRALNVSRGTFPDHPQMAVDGQGRLLVVWEEQSPVRREVVLSYSPDRGATFSKPVRLNEKKGQSPVVAVNEQGLVAMAWLEHAMPGHKTVIQTAQLPSQRTALNAPMDSQ